A genomic segment from Elusimicrobiota bacterium encodes:
- a CDS encoding type II and III secretion system protein yields MKPITQKIPRGTGLLPYSLFLAAVLVLAPSAWAQKAEMVAVSADIVEISGSIQKTHGFSWNQFFDFTEKTISGIITLGDFERKTALSTSLKLLETEGKAQLLSNPKIITKSGTQANFTVGGEIPVPYSNNQGVGAEFKKFGVILTVLPVILAEKKDTVDVQLQLEVSNPDYSKPVVVSGTTIPSMITRQIQTEVELKSGETLVIGGLKRSNRNVVKNRVPVLGSIPLLGALFSSTDVVEEQSSLFLFVTFDIIK; encoded by the coding sequence ATGAAACCCATTACACAAAAAATACCACGAGGAACAGGGCTCCTTCCCTATTCGCTGTTTTTGGCTGCGGTCCTTGTCCTCGCGCCGTCCGCCTGGGCGCAGAAGGCCGAGATGGTGGCTGTATCCGCCGATATCGTTGAAATAAGCGGTTCCATACAGAAAACGCACGGTTTTTCTTGGAACCAGTTTTTTGATTTCACGGAGAAGACCATCTCGGGCATTATCACCCTCGGCGATTTCGAGCGAAAAACCGCTTTGAGCACTTCGCTGAAGCTTCTTGAAACGGAAGGCAAGGCCCAGCTGCTTTCAAACCCGAAGATCATCACTAAAAGCGGCACGCAGGCGAATTTCACGGTGGGCGGAGAGATCCCGGTGCCTTATTCCAACAACCAGGGCGTGGGAGCCGAGTTTAAAAAATTCGGCGTTATCCTGACCGTGCTTCCCGTGATACTCGCCGAAAAAAAAGACACGGTGGACGTGCAGCTGCAGCTGGAGGTTTCAAATCCCGATTATTCAAAACCGGTGGTCGTTTCCGGCACCACCATACCATCCATGATAACCCGCCAGATCCAGACCGAGGTTGAACTTAAAAGCGGGGAAACGCTTGTTATAGGCGGCTTAAAGCGCAGCAACCGCAATGTGGTAAAGAACAGGGTGCCGGTATTGGGCAGCATACCTCTTTTGGGAGCTCTTTTCAGCTCAACCGATGTGGTGGAAGAACAGAGTTCGCTGTTTTTGTTCGTGACGTTCGATATAATTAAGTAG
- the cpaB gene encoding Flp pilus assembly protein CpaB, giving the protein MEKKGVILPMVLALAASAIYWFVLTSKERALSAAHEEASVLVASYELPARTILKSDLVETVKIPKIYMQQDAYEIRSNSDIKLVNNLVTAIRIPKGNQITQSALIPLSPEAGLSVKVPPGYRGCMMPLDNDLLRLIKPGDKIDVLVTFEAVMADSRKERVTATILQNVLVLGVGSNLGQGLSSVQAKSKSGQEAADQAFSEKGALSLALNPNETQYLALSLEQGHVSVVVRGLGDVELHPMEIASFKRLIK; this is encoded by the coding sequence ATGGAAAAGAAAGGTGTAATCCTGCCCATGGTACTGGCTTTGGCCGCGTCCGCCATTTACTGGTTTGTTCTGACCTCAAAAGAGCGCGCGCTTTCCGCCGCTCACGAGGAGGCCTCGGTGCTGGTAGCCAGCTATGAATTGCCCGCGCGCACCATCCTTAAGAGCGACCTTGTGGAAACGGTCAAGATCCCGAAAATATACATGCAGCAGGACGCCTATGAAATCCGCAGCAATTCGGATATAAAGCTGGTCAATAATTTAGTGACCGCGATAAGAATCCCGAAAGGCAATCAGATAACGCAGTCGGCGCTGATCCCGCTAAGTCCCGAGGCGGGACTCAGCGTGAAAGTGCCGCCCGGCTACCGCGGCTGCATGATGCCGCTCGATAACGACCTGTTGCGCCTTATTAAGCCCGGTGACAAAATAGATGTGCTTGTCACCTTTGAGGCGGTCATGGCCGACAGCCGCAAGGAACGTGTGACGGCCACCATTCTGCAGAATGTTCTGGTGCTCGGTGTGGGCTCAAACCTGGGCCAGGGCCTGTCTTCCGTCCAGGCCAAGTCCAAGTCCGGCCAGGAAGCGGCCGATCAGGCTTTTTCGGAAAAAGGGGCTTTGAGCCTGGCTCTTAACCCCAACGAAACACAGTATCTTGCGCTCTCACTTGAGCAGGGCCATGTGTCGGTGGTGGTGCGCGGTCTTGGCGACGTGGAGTTGCATCCGATGGAGATAGCGAGTTTCAAGCGGCTGATAAAGTAA
- a CDS encoding sensor domain-containing diguanylate cyclase codes for MRKSKKYREQPDDYSQAAFAGREAFLKAALEAAVRRFDLDGASFYEYEEKTSLLRLCLRLERSVVFEHEENSMPDADSSAQEALKTLKPVPFRGPAGYFAAVPFKLEHSGASQEKSAAVSTGLVRLERSLRKKRFSPSECAAAMAYIREFLRNYYKAEFFSLNKKYSRNIEAITELTEVFAGSLRVRDSFRHILAGIQTYFGFDRVRLYLIDDKNRKLKGELSADIRGQIKSIAYEEIPLEPGAHRFADIVLGRSSGAFMERYKDCVLYLPLIVQGVTIGLLIVDNLLSQQRISPEDLVLLKSFAGQIGLALDNVRLFDKVEELSLYDELTKLPLRRYFNQRFQEEFYRAERFKQPLALIWGDIDYFKEVNDTYGHQIGDKALKEMGRVILSNLRKIDFPCRYGGDEVIIMLPQATGAEAFKLSQRLIEEISEVRIPVPFSKTRELKISMSLGISTFPQDAVSQEKLLEKADDALYWVKSHCRGQAALYAESAAADKGNSSKSGGIPEEGQRQADGAAAWETKRKNADSGEKYNVNN; via the coding sequence ATGAGGAAGTCTAAAAAATACAGGGAACAGCCGGACGATTATTCCCAGGCCGCTTTTGCCGGCAGGGAAGCGTTTTTAAAAGCGGCGCTGGAAGCTGCCGTGCGCCGTTTTGATCTGGATGGGGCTTCTTTCTACGAATACGAGGAAAAAACCTCCCTTCTGCGCCTTTGCCTGAGGCTTGAGCGGAGCGTGGTTTTTGAACATGAGGAAAATTCCATGCCCGATGCGGACTCAAGCGCCCAGGAAGCGCTGAAAACCCTTAAGCCGGTCCCGTTTCGCGGGCCCGCCGGGTATTTTGCCGCGGTTCCCTTTAAGCTTGAGCACAGCGGAGCTTCACAGGAAAAATCAGCCGCCGTTTCAACCGGGCTTGTGCGCCTTGAACGCTCTTTGCGGAAAAAACGGTTTTCACCGTCCGAATGCGCGGCCGCCATGGCCTATATCAGGGAGTTTCTGCGCAATTATTACAAGGCGGAATTTTTTTCTCTGAACAAAAAATATTCCAGGAATATAGAAGCCATCACCGAACTTACAGAGGTCTTTGCCGGCAGCCTGCGGGTGCGCGACAGTTTCAGGCATATACTTGCCGGCATTCAGACATACTTCGGCTTTGACCGGGTGAGACTGTACCTGATAGACGATAAAAACAGGAAACTTAAAGGCGAGTTGAGCGCCGACATCAGGGGTCAGATAAAAAGCATCGCTTACGAGGAGATCCCGCTTGAGCCGGGAGCGCATCGTTTTGCCGACATCGTGCTGGGCCGAAGCTCCGGCGCTTTTATGGAGCGTTACAAGGACTGCGTGCTTTACCTGCCGCTGATCGTTCAGGGGGTTACCATAGGCCTGCTTATAGTCGATAATCTGCTCAGCCAGCAGCGCATCTCGCCGGAGGACCTGGTGCTGCTCAAATCTTTCGCCGGCCAGATAGGCCTTGCTTTGGACAATGTCCGGCTTTTCGACAAGGTCGAGGAGCTTTCTCTTTATGACGAACTCACCAAACTCCCGCTTCGGCGTTATTTTAACCAGCGCTTCCAGGAAGAGTTTTATCGCGCTGAACGCTTCAAGCAGCCGCTCGCTCTTATCTGGGGGGATATTGACTACTTCAAGGAAGTAAACGATACTTACGGCCACCAGATAGGCGATAAAGCGCTTAAGGAAATGGGACGGGTTATACTTTCAAACCTGCGCAAAATAGACTTTCCGTGCCGCTACGGCGGAGACGAGGTTATTATCATGCTGCCCCAGGCCACCGGCGCCGAGGCCTTTAAACTCTCACAGCGTCTTATTGAGGAGATTTCCGAAGTCCGTATCCCGGTGCCGTTCTCAAAAACGCGCGAACTTAAAATTTCCATGAGCCTCGGCATTTCCACTTTCCCGCAGGACGCCGTCTCGCAGGAAAAGCTGCTTGAGAAAGCGGACGACGCTCTTTACTGGGTAAAGTCGCATTGCCGCGGGCAGGCCGCGCTTTACGCGGAGTCAGCCGCAGCCGATAAGGGGAACTCCTCCAAGTCTGGCGGAATTCCGGAAGAGGGCCAACGGCAGGCCGACGGCGCCGCTGCTTGGGAAACGAAGAGAAAAAACGCCGATTCCGGAGAAAAATACAATGTCAACAACTAG
- a CDS encoding extracellular solute-binding protein, giving the protein MLIWLLSDSDASKHLAFSETLSGFCAHFPDVKAEFAVKTRHSLWESVFAYLRDPKRNPMADIIEIPHNWTALLAKLGLLRDLSRVFEDFNPLACPEFITREFGPGESGAVFSAPWWMEAPALFYSASALKAMGGYPGEHGLSWEEFLAALEKLSIANSARGNRNAVSPQPLGRGSPRQAGVTAPRRAGSPDFYPLCFPASSGSLGLEDVLPRVWSRGGGLFSQDLSRASFNKDETSEGIQDLLNLAVNGHARLFSPALFEGGGCFQEGAAFAFSPRDLCSARGAGAQKAPLGMLPWPGYNLAHPQPKAGSSGANDTGGPVNISNLAVFSGTADLKEAASLLKWLLKPERAAKFTAAFSVFPCHRAEFEERLESSRQGGLYRRIFAGASLRPNITVYPTAEMLFERVLWNVSLSVARRNYSNDDLTRELIIAQGEADYLLSLY; this is encoded by the coding sequence ATGCTTATTTGGCTTTTATCAGATTCAGACGCTTCAAAGCATCTGGCTTTCAGTGAAACGCTTTCCGGGTTTTGCGCTCATTTTCCGGATGTTAAAGCGGAGTTTGCTGTTAAGACCAGGCATAGCCTGTGGGAAAGCGTTTTTGCCTACCTGCGCGACCCAAAACGCAACCCCATGGCCGATATTATTGAAATTCCGCACAACTGGACGGCGCTGCTTGCCAAACTCGGCCTGCTCCGCGACCTTTCCAGGGTTTTTGAAGATTTTAATCCGCTGGCTTGCCCGGAATTTATAACCAGGGAATTCGGGCCCGGAGAAAGCGGGGCCGTTTTCTCCGCCCCCTGGTGGATGGAAGCTCCGGCGCTTTTTTACAGCGCGTCCGCTCTTAAGGCTATGGGCGGGTATCCGGGGGAGCACGGGCTTTCCTGGGAAGAATTTTTGGCGGCTCTTGAAAAGCTTTCAATCGCGAACAGCGCCAGGGGAAACCGCAATGCGGTGTCCCCTCAGCCGTTGGGAAGGGGTAGCCCGCGACAGGCCGGTGTCACCGCGCCGCGCCGCGCCGGAAGCCCTGATTTTTATCCGCTCTGTTTCCCGGCATCCTCCGGCTCGCTCGGGCTTGAGGACGTTTTGCCCCGGGTCTGGAGTCGCGGCGGCGGGCTTTTTTCACAGGATCTAAGCCGCGCTTCTTTCAATAAAGACGAAACTTCGGAGGGCATTCAGGACCTGCTTAACCTGGCTGTAAACGGCCATGCCAGGTTATTTTCACCCGCTCTTTTTGAGGGAGGCGGCTGTTTTCAGGAAGGAGCCGCCTTTGCCTTTTCACCAAGGGATCTCTGTTCCGCCCGGGGCGCAGGCGCCCAAAAAGCCCCGCTCGGCATGCTGCCGTGGCCGGGCTACAATTTGGCCCACCCGCAGCCCAAAGCCGGGTCATCGGGAGCCAACGATACCGGCGGGCCGGTGAATATCAGCAATCTCGCGGTTTTTTCCGGAACGGCAGATTTGAAAGAGGCGGCTTCTTTGCTGAAGTGGTTACTGAAGCCGGAGCGGGCCGCTAAGTTTACCGCGGCTTTTTCTGTTTTTCCCTGTCATAGAGCCGAGTTTGAAGAGCGGCTGGAAAGTTCAAGGCAGGGAGGGCTTTACCGGCGCATTTTTGCCGGCGCGAGCCTCCGGCCCAATATAACGGTTTACCCGACTGCCGAAATGCTTTTTGAACGGGTGCTGTGGAACGTGTCGCTCTCCGTGGCGCGCCGGAATTATTCAAATGACGATTTAACCCGTGAGCTGATTATCGCCCAGGGAGAAGCGGATTATCTGTTGTCGCTGTATTAG
- the tsaD gene encoding tRNA (adenosine(37)-N6)-threonylcarbamoyltransferase complex transferase subunit TsaD: MKILALETTCDETAAAVLEGDRLLSNVVFSQIALHRRYSGVVPELASRAHLDKIGPVLKTALSRAGSGKIPVTAVAFSRGPGLPGALMVGRVAAQAASELLGVPLIGVDHLEGHLLACEYEGKSVKKKLKFPLVALLVSGGHTELWHARGYGRYKVLGRTRDDAAGEAFDKVAKLLGLPYPGGPEVEKEAVRSSGRGLEFPRPFMEDTLDFSFSGLKTAVSYYLAEKLGRDFYRKGLRLAPAQRALVCRAFQDAVVETLVKKTARAARALGLSRIAVGGGVSANGALRAAFGALEGFEVRFSEKNYCSDNAAMIALCAMKRLENRAGCGSVEIAPDLDSAAWNSRG; this comes from the coding sequence ATGAAAATCCTCGCCCTTGAAACCACCTGCGACGAAACCGCCGCGGCAGTGCTTGAGGGTGACCGGCTGCTTTCAAATGTGGTTTTTTCCCAAATTGCCCTGCACCGCCGCTACAGCGGCGTGGTGCCGGAACTGGCAAGCCGGGCACACCTTGATAAAATAGGCCCCGTGTTAAAGACGGCGCTTTCGCGCGCCGGCTCCGGAAAGATTCCGGTCACAGCTGTTGCTTTTTCGCGCGGCCCCGGTCTGCCGGGAGCCCTTATGGTGGGCCGGGTAGCCGCCCAGGCCGCTTCGGAGCTTTTGGGAGTGCCGTTAATCGGCGTTGATCACCTTGAAGGCCATCTGCTTGCCTGTGAATACGAGGGGAAAAGCGTAAAGAAAAAACTTAAATTTCCGCTTGTGGCCCTGCTGGTTTCCGGAGGACATACCGAGCTTTGGCACGCGCGCGGCTATGGCAGATACAAGGTGCTTGGCCGCACCCGCGACGACGCCGCGGGAGAGGCGTTTGACAAAGTGGCAAAGCTGCTTGGTCTGCCTTATCCGGGCGGGCCGGAGGTGGAAAAAGAGGCTGTACGTTCTTCCGGCCGCGGCCTTGAGTTCCCGCGGCCTTTCATGGAAGATACTCTGGATTTTTCTTTCAGCGGCCTTAAAACCGCGGTCAGTTATTACCTGGCTGAAAAGCTGGGGCGGGATTTTTACCGTAAGGGTTTGCGCCTGGCGCCAGCCCAACGCGCGCTGGTGTGCCGGGCTTTTCAGGACGCGGTTGTGGAGACCTTGGTAAAAAAGACGGCCCGGGCTGCCCGGGCGCTTGGACTCTCCCGTATAGCGGTCGGAGGCGGCGTTTCGGCTAATGGGGCGTTGCGCGCGGCTTTCGGGGCGCTTGAGGGCTTTGAGGTGCGTTTTTCCGAAAAGAATTATTGTTCCGATAACGCAGCCATGATAGCCCTATGCGCCATGAAAAGGCTTGAAAACCGGGCTGGTTGTGGTTCAGTTGAGATAGCGCCCGATCTCGACAGCGCGGCTTGGAACAGCAGAGGATAG
- a CDS encoding S41 family peptidase, with amino-acid sequence MKNFKKIALVTAAALAMGAAFPYVNLAVDNTYQQLKVIVDVMELIRESYVENIDSQKLVYGAAKGMVGELDEFSQFMEPDLYERVKSDTEGEFGGIGIRVDMREGWLTVVTPLPNTPAYRAEMYPGDKIVKIEGESTRDMLMEEAIKKLRGNPGTKVTITIAREPEDKNADWINKDITLIRELIKAENIRYRMFDGKLGYIKMVEFTGHVVEDFSKALEDLKKQGAQGLVLDLRYNPGGLLSAAVDVSKMFLDSNKMIVFTKGRKPENYQEFRAGASAPYGDMPLIILLNRYSASASEIVAGAVQDNKRGLILGERSFGKASVQSMIPLSDKSALRLTIAKYYTPSGRSIQRDVKKDTGGITPDVEVKVTSEAEKKLILQSEEIFYPGGKADKKEKKAADSAAGGENRDTVSPKAEPKKVEAVRDEVLDRALELLKAREVLGNLKPAK; translated from the coding sequence ATGAAGAATTTCAAGAAAATAGCTTTGGTAACCGCCGCCGCGCTGGCTATGGGGGCGGCTTTCCCCTATGTAAATCTGGCTGTGGACAATACCTATCAGCAACTGAAAGTTATCGTGGATGTCATGGAACTGATACGGGAGAGTTATGTGGAAAACATCGACTCCCAAAAGCTGGTTTATGGGGCGGCCAAAGGCATGGTGGGCGAACTTGACGAATTTTCCCAGTTCATGGAACCGGATCTTTATGAAAGGGTGAAAAGCGACACCGAAGGCGAATTCGGAGGCATAGGCATAAGGGTGGATATGCGGGAGGGCTGGCTGACCGTGGTTACTCCGCTTCCGAATACCCCCGCTTACAGGGCGGAAATGTACCCGGGCGATAAAATAGTAAAAATTGAGGGCGAGTCCACCAGGGATATGCTGATGGAAGAGGCTATAAAAAAGCTCAGGGGCAACCCGGGAACCAAGGTAACGATCACGATCGCGCGCGAGCCGGAAGACAAGAACGCGGACTGGATAAATAAGGACATTACTCTGATCCGTGAACTGATAAAAGCTGAAAATATCAGATATCGGATGTTCGATGGAAAGCTGGGTTATATAAAAATGGTGGAATTTACCGGCCACGTAGTGGAAGATTTCAGTAAAGCTCTTGAAGACCTTAAAAAACAGGGCGCTCAGGGCCTGGTGCTTGACCTGCGCTATAATCCGGGCGGCCTGCTGTCAGCCGCGGTTGACGTTTCAAAGATGTTTTTGGATTCAAACAAGATGATCGTTTTCACCAAGGGCCGCAAACCGGAAAATTACCAGGAATTCCGCGCCGGAGCCTCGGCGCCTTACGGGGATATGCCGCTTATTATTCTTCTCAACCGCTATTCCGCGTCGGCGAGCGAAATAGTCGCCGGCGCCGTGCAGGACAATAAGCGCGGCTTAATACTCGGCGAGCGCAGCTTCGGCAAGGCCAGCGTGCAGTCCATGATCCCGCTTTCCGATAAATCCGCCCTGCGCCTTACCATAGCCAAATATTACACGCCGAGCGGCCGCTCCATACAGCGCGATGTTAAAAAAGACACCGGCGGCATTACCCCCGATGTCGAAGTGAAAGTGACCTCTGAGGCCGAAAAAAAGCTTATCCTGCAGTCCGAGGAGATTTTCTATCCCGGCGGTAAAGCGGATAAGAAAGAAAAAAAGGCCGCGGACAGCGCCGCAGGCGGTGAAAACCGCGATACGGTGTCTCCGAAGGCAGAACCGAAGAAAGTCGAAGCGGTACGCGATGAGGTTCTTGACAGGGCGCTTGAGCTTTTAAAAGCCAGGGAAGTGCTGGGGAATCTGAAGCCCGCGAAATGA
- a CDS encoding peptidoglycan DD-metalloendopeptidase family protein, protein MLKISTIKFGLMLLMVLTILFGPSLCAAQDLVAVKKKNLEEINQQLEEKRKELEHYKQDEDRISGEISELKKQEKKDGARQRELESRLVSAKAKSAESAQKYNSLEKTRKSLASDFHGEIAVYALLKDFYYPYFGNLEISKSIFLKYAVIEKHALIAKLKGESIKVNKDLQTLARRGQELKASKILLEKQRSAQKNAVKGKFNELERSREQQAQLSREVDDLQNAAKGLSRLVKKLEKQSPYRRETGSKDLPLPKHSLPWPSKGKVISRFGREEVPALKTWIVREGIRIRTEPDTQVFAVMSGKVLYAGPFRTYGNVVIVDHEKGFFTIYGLLSSMSASKGDAVFTGTALGLSGRDTQGVGPEKGGGDGAVYFEIRKGEQALDPMVWLQD, encoded by the coding sequence ATGTTAAAAATTTCAACCATAAAATTCGGCTTAATGCTGTTGATGGTCCTTACAATCCTTTTCGGCCCCTCTTTATGCGCGGCCCAGGACCTTGTGGCGGTTAAAAAGAAAAATCTGGAAGAGATAAACCAGCAGCTGGAAGAAAAAAGAAAGGAGCTTGAACACTACAAGCAGGACGAGGACCGTATCAGCGGCGAGATAAGCGAGCTTAAAAAACAGGAAAAAAAGGATGGCGCGCGCCAGCGTGAACTTGAGTCGCGGCTGGTGTCGGCAAAGGCTAAAAGCGCCGAATCAGCGCAGAAATACAATTCCCTCGAAAAAACACGCAAGAGCCTGGCCTCGGATTTCCACGGCGAAATAGCCGTTTATGCCCTTTTGAAAGATTTTTACTACCCTTATTTCGGTAATCTGGAAATCTCAAAGAGCATTTTCCTCAAATACGCCGTTATTGAAAAACACGCCCTTATAGCCAAATTGAAGGGGGAATCTATAAAGGTGAACAAAGACCTGCAAACGCTTGCGCGGCGCGGCCAGGAACTAAAAGCCAGCAAAATTCTGCTTGAAAAACAGCGCTCCGCCCAGAAAAACGCGGTAAAAGGCAAATTTAACGAGTTGGAGCGCTCGCGTGAGCAGCAGGCGCAGCTTTCCCGCGAGGTGGACGACCTGCAAAACGCGGCCAAGGGACTCAGCCGGCTGGTGAAAAAACTTGAAAAACAGTCTCCCTACAGGCGTGAAACCGGCTCAAAGGACCTGCCCCTGCCTAAGCACTCCCTGCCCTGGCCTTCAAAGGGGAAAGTTATAAGCCGTTTCGGGCGCGAAGAAGTGCCCGCGCTTAAAACCTGGATAGTACGCGAGGGAATAAGAATACGCACCGAGCCCGACACCCAGGTTTTTGCCGTAATGTCCGGGAAGGTTCTTTACGCGGGACCTTTCAGAACTTACGGTAATGTGGTTATAGTGGACCACGAAAAAGGTTTTTTTACCATCTACGGCCTTTTAAGCTCCATGTCCGCGTCCAAGGGGGATGCCGTTTTCACGGGAACGGCGCTGGGTCTTTCAGGCCGTGATACGCAGGGTGTCGGCCCGGAAAAAGGCGGCGGCGACGGAGCGGTTTATTTTGAAATACGCAAGGGCGAACAGGCGCTGGACCCCATGGTCTGGCTTCAGGATTAA
- a CDS encoding permease-like cell division protein FtsX — protein sequence MEEHHNKDHHEAHHEAHHEALQESKRSAVRKGYRVVFLLAFSAGLAAELLLFLRAQMTQIALILEDDFRIVAVKNEKGKETSSVVEEGLKNIKGTLNVVFVDRETRLKKLKEDDPELVSSVLAVGGNPLPDTWEIELREEALGGVDAWTEEAWKVPGVADIKYKPLEAYAILHALFYAHLITLGFYAAACAFVLMAVMIMTYRKTPAGLLDAVQKDSVWFAAGAAGAGLSALAAYGLIYPVKYLSPLWVWPGPLWHAAIAAAGGFGAWVLCQWKNER from the coding sequence ATGGAAGAACATCATAACAAAGACCATCACGAAGCTCACCACGAAGCGCATCACGAGGCGCTTCAGGAAAGCAAAAGGTCGGCTGTGCGCAAGGGGTACCGGGTTGTGTTTTTGCTGGCGTTTTCAGCTGGCCTGGCTGCCGAACTTCTGCTTTTCCTGCGCGCGCAGATGACCCAGATCGCGCTTATACTTGAAGATGATTTCAGGATCGTGGCGGTTAAAAACGAGAAAGGCAAAGAGACCTCCTCCGTAGTGGAGGAGGGGCTGAAAAACATAAAAGGCACTTTAAATGTGGTTTTTGTCGACAGGGAAACCCGGCTTAAAAAGCTGAAAGAAGACGACCCTGAGCTGGTTTCTTCTGTGCTCGCCGTAGGCGGCAATCCGCTGCCCGATACATGGGAAATTGAGTTGCGGGAAGAGGCACTTGGCGGGGTGGATGCCTGGACGGAAGAGGCCTGGAAGGTGCCGGGTGTGGCTGACATCAAGTACAAGCCGCTTGAGGCCTATGCTATTTTACACGCCCTGTTTTACGCGCATCTGATAACCCTTGGATTTTACGCCGCGGCCTGTGCGTTTGTTTTGATGGCTGTTATGATCATGACTTATCGCAAAACTCCCGCCGGCCTGCTTGATGCCGTTCAAAAAGACAGCGTCTGGTTCGCGGCGGGAGCTGCAGGAGCGGGTCTTTCAGCGCTTGCGGCCTACGGCCTGATTTACCCTGTTAAGTATCTGAGTCCTCTTTGGGTGTGGCCGGGCCCCCTGTGGCACGCCGCCATTGCCGCCGCCGGCGGTTTCGGCGCCTGGGTGTTGTGTCAATGGAAAAACGAGCGGTAA